A window from Kovacikia minuta CCNUW1 encodes these proteins:
- a CDS encoding NHLP bacteriocin system secretion protein: MTTTQKTNLFRKEALDRLSSPERLDQLMQVAQPKKWIPLAAMGSLITVGLAWSIFGRIPITVPGQGVLVFPSQVVPFQAPSSGQILAINVKPGDTIKKGQVLATIDQTELQKKLDLLRAKLAQLLEQDQSANSLQSQRTVLDKDAAQQQRQALQQSLEATQSVTPILREKGLDSIQQQRLSLQGQLQTTRDLLPTFKQRWEIRQQLRREGAVSSDAVLQAQQQFLDSQSKVNEIKSQLKQLDLKEADAQREYLANINSVKDIQAQLATLNTKLANQAEQDLATATNRKKEIEETRRSITQLELQLTDKTRVVSSFNGRILEIGAVPGQYFEEGKQIGTIEAQDNDSKLVSVAFFPVSEGKKIQPGMELQVTPSNVKRERFGGIVAKVTNVSAFPVTKETASSVVGGPDILQGLISKEPQIQVFAELQPDPSTVSKFRWSSSKGPNSQVTSGTTTSVRVKVDEQAPISFVFPILRSWSGVY, encoded by the coding sequence ATGACTACGACACAAAAAACTAATCTCTTTCGCAAAGAAGCACTCGATCGGTTATCGTCCCCGGAGCGACTTGACCAACTAATGCAAGTGGCTCAACCCAAAAAGTGGATTCCATTAGCGGCAATGGGTTCATTGATCACGGTTGGGCTGGCATGGAGCATTTTTGGTCGGATTCCCATTACCGTACCAGGACAGGGCGTTTTAGTATTTCCCAGCCAGGTTGTTCCGTTTCAAGCTCCCAGTTCGGGACAAATTCTCGCGATTAATGTCAAACCAGGTGACACGATCAAGAAAGGACAGGTACTGGCAACGATCGACCAGACCGAACTTCAAAAGAAGCTGGATCTGTTGCGTGCCAAGCTTGCCCAACTTCTGGAGCAAGATCAAAGCGCCAATTCCCTCCAGAGTCAACGCACCGTTCTAGATAAGGATGCCGCTCAGCAACAGCGGCAGGCACTCCAGCAAAGTCTGGAAGCAACCCAGTCCGTAACCCCGATTTTGCGAGAAAAAGGACTGGACTCGATTCAGCAACAACGGTTGAGCTTACAGGGACAATTGCAAACGACCCGTGATTTGCTGCCAACCTTCAAACAACGCTGGGAGATCCGGCAGCAACTACGTCGGGAAGGAGCCGTTTCGAGCGATGCCGTCCTCCAGGCACAACAGCAATTTTTGGACAGTCAATCGAAAGTTAACGAAATCAAATCCCAATTGAAACAACTGGATTTAAAGGAAGCAGATGCTCAACGGGAGTATCTTGCCAACATCAATTCAGTCAAAGATATCCAGGCGCAATTAGCAACGCTTAACACCAAACTTGCCAATCAGGCAGAACAGGATTTAGCGACTGCCACCAATCGCAAGAAAGAGATTGAAGAAACCCGTCGATCGATCACCCAGTTGGAGCTGCAATTAACCGACAAAACCCGTGTGGTCAGCAGCTTCAATGGACGGATTTTAGAAATTGGGGCAGTTCCCGGACAGTACTTCGAAGAAGGGAAACAAATCGGCACGATCGAAGCCCAGGACAACGACAGCAAACTCGTCAGTGTTGCCTTCTTCCCCGTCAGCGAAGGTAAAAAAATTCAGCCTGGGATGGAACTGCAAGTGACGCCTTCTAACGTCAAGCGCGAACGGTTTGGCGGCATTGTGGCAAAGGTCACCAACGTCTCAGCGTTCCCCGTTACCAAAGAAACGGCATCCAGTGTGGTTGGCGGTCCGGATATTTTGCAAGGATTAATTTCCAAGGAACCTCAAATCCAGGTCTTCGCAGAACTCCAACCCGATCCCTCAACCGTCAGTAAATTTCGCTGGTCATCTTCTAAGGGACCCAATAGCCAGGTGACCTCTGGAACAACAACTTCAGTGCGCGTCAAAGTAGACGAACAAGCACCGATTTCCTTTGTCTTTCCAATTCTGCGATCGTGGAGTGGAGTGTATTAA
- a CDS encoding CTB family bacteriocin has protein sequence MSEQIKIVELSADELDTVAGGVSELHIDSDFSKQTEATAQVFANGEKGSFFASETFNESIDSETSIHQFVDAGKSTL, from the coding sequence ATGTCTGAGCAAATCAAGATTGTTGAACTGTCTGCTGACGAACTCGATACCGTTGCTGGTGGAGTGAGCGAACTGCATATCGACAGCGATTTTTCCAAGCAAACCGAAGCTACCGCTCAAGTTTTCGCTAACGGTGAGAAGGGTTCATTCTTCGCTTCTGAAACCTTCAATGAGTCAATTGACAGCGAAACCAGTATCCACCAATTCGTTGACGCTGGCAAATCCACTTTATAA
- a CDS encoding CTB family bacteriocin has protein sequence MSEQIKPVELSADELDTVAGGVSELHIDSDFSKQTEATAQVFANGEKGTFFASETFNQSVDSETDIHQFVDAGKSIA, from the coding sequence ATGTCTGAGCAAATCAAGCCCGTTGAACTGTCTGCTGACGAACTCGATACCGTTGCTGGTGGAGTGAGCGAACTGCATATCGACAGCGATTTTTCCAAGCAAACCGAAGCTACCGCTCAAGTTTTCGCTAACGGTGAAAAGGGTACATTCTTCGCTTCTGAAACCTTCAATCAATCGGTTGACAGCGAAACTGACATCCACCAATTCGTTGACGCTGGCAAATCCATTGCCTAA
- a CDS encoding CTB family bacteriocin, with the protein MSEQIKPVELSADELDTVAGGVSELHIDSDFSKQTEATAQVFANGEKGSFFASETFNQSVDSETDIHQFVDAGKSIA; encoded by the coding sequence ATGTCTGAGCAAATCAAGCCCGTTGAACTGTCTGCTGACGAACTCGATACCGTTGCTGGTGGAGTGAGCGAACTGCATATCGACAGCGATTTTTCCAAGCAAACCGAAGCTACCGCTCAAGTTTTCGCTAACGGTGAGAAGGGTTCATTCTTCGCTTCTGAAACCTTCAATCAATCGGTTGACAGCGAAACTGACATCCACCAATTCGTTGACGCTGGCAAATCCATTGCCTAA
- a CDS encoding c-type heme family protein has product MFKKFNSKLAAKFTLLLSLVFIGAIIVSGLTLSKALEKRAEDEVVYRSQILAETMNSVRNFTGTHVTPLLMPLVDTQSAFVPEAIPSYTVREVFDSLRKNEDYKDFFYKDAILNPTNLKDKADEFETKIIERFRNEPDLKTVSGFRDSYGEKLFYSARPFSLKNSSCLRCHSTPEIAPKSHITSYGSENGFGWKLKEILGTQIIYVPASEVIKGANQASLLFISIFAGIFAFVIWLIGELLKRNVLQPIKPLAQIAQKISSDEMSAEEAEEFEKSKLGAIVKRDDELGQLGRVFHRMVREVYAREQQLKQQLQKLRLEIDDSKRARQVAEIADTEEFQKLRAEAREMRGKWSTENE; this is encoded by the coding sequence ATGTTCAAGAAATTCAATTCCAAACTAGCTGCTAAATTTACCTTACTGTTGTCGCTGGTGTTTATCGGCGCAATTATTGTCAGTGGCTTAACCCTATCTAAAGCGCTGGAGAAAAGAGCGGAAGACGAAGTGGTTTATCGCAGTCAAATTCTGGCAGAAACGATGAATTCGGTGCGAAACTTCACAGGCACGCACGTCACTCCTCTGTTGATGCCATTAGTAGACACTCAATCCGCCTTTGTTCCTGAAGCCATCCCAAGCTACACGGTGCGGGAAGTGTTCGACAGTCTCCGCAAGAATGAAGACTATAAAGACTTCTTCTACAAAGATGCCATCCTGAATCCAACGAATCTAAAAGATAAGGCGGATGAGTTTGAAACGAAGATTATTGAGCGGTTTCGGAATGAACCAGATTTGAAGACGGTTTCTGGCTTCCGTGACTCCTATGGTGAGAAATTATTTTACAGCGCCCGCCCTTTTTCACTTAAGAATTCATCCTGCTTACGCTGCCACAGCACGCCGGAAATTGCACCTAAAAGCCACATTACCAGCTATGGCTCAGAAAATGGGTTTGGCTGGAAGCTGAAGGAAATTTTGGGAACCCAAATCATTTATGTCCCAGCGAGCGAGGTAATTAAGGGTGCTAATCAGGCTTCTTTGTTATTCATCAGCATTTTCGCAGGCATTTTCGCCTTTGTGATCTGGCTGATTGGTGAACTGTTGAAGCGGAATGTGCTGCAACCCATTAAGCCATTAGCTCAAATTGCCCAAAAAATTAGTTCAGATGAAATGAGTGCTGAAGAGGCAGAAGAATTTGAGAAGAGCAAACTTGGCGCGATCGTCAAACGGGATGATGAGTTGGGACAGCTGGGGCGGGTTTTTCATCGCATGGTGCGTGAAGTCTATGCCCGTGAACAACAGTTGAAGCAACAATTACAGAAATTACGGCTTGAAATCGATGATTCTAAACGGGCGCGTCAGGTTGCCGAGATTGCTGATACAGAAGAGTTCCAAAAATTACGCGCGGAGGCAAGAGAAATGAGAGGCAAATGGAGTACAGAGAATGAGTAA
- a CDS encoding CTB family bacteriocin, with protein sequence MSEQIKPVELSADELDTVAGGVSELHIDSDFSKQTEVTAQVFANGEKGTFFASETFNQSVDSETDIHQFVDAGKSPV encoded by the coding sequence ATGTCTGAGCAAATCAAGCCCGTTGAACTGTCTGCTGACGAACTCGATACCGTTGCTGGTGGAGTTAGCGAACTGCATATCGACAGCGATTTTTCCAAGCAAACCGAAGTTACCGCTCAAGTTTTCGCTAACGGTGAAAAGGGTACATTCTTCGCTTCTGAAACCTTCAATCAATCGGTTGACAGCGAAACTGACATCCACCAATTCGTTGATGCAGGCAAATCCCCCGTATAA
- a CDS encoding cyclic nucleotide-binding domain-containing protein: MTEVLLKELTNSDIDWMLATGRREEIDSGTILIRQGEPVEALYILLDGALAVSIAQANDNPIGRAFAALEGGELSGREIARLTNGEVVGEMPFLESYLSSTTVKATKRSLILVIPQQELIEKLRSDENFAAHLYRSIAVLLAHRLEQMVNQLGNRTMVLCQPQIREILFTFSELSDSDIGWMIATGSSVRLSKGEVLFHSGRPVDALYILLDGKMVASVSEDENNPLTRAFSNLEQSTTIEREFAQLSRGDIVGETPFVDANPPAMTVKAVEDAIVLSIPRRKLAAKLLSDMGFAARFYRVLAILLADKQQGIINRLGYGRITYSSGQSLDERLTYEDELSSSFLAQVTLAGTRFDWMLKQIRGN, translated from the coding sequence ATGACAGAAGTTCTACTCAAGGAACTCACCAATAGTGATATTGACTGGATGCTTGCAACAGGTCGCAGAGAAGAGATTGACTCAGGCACAATCCTCATCCGCCAGGGAGAACCAGTCGAGGCGCTATATATCCTGCTGGATGGGGCACTGGCTGTTTCAATCGCTCAAGCCAACGACAATCCAATTGGTCGGGCATTTGCGGCGTTGGAGGGAGGGGAATTATCCGGGCGGGAAATTGCCCGACTGACCAATGGTGAAGTGGTCGGAGAAATGCCCTTTTTAGAGTCTTACCTCTCATCTACTACAGTTAAAGCGACAAAACGATCGCTGATTCTAGTCATTCCCCAACAGGAATTGATTGAAAAGTTGCGGTCGGATGAGAACTTTGCGGCTCATTTGTACCGCTCGATCGCCGTTCTGCTTGCCCATCGCCTGGAACAGATGGTCAATCAACTGGGCAATCGCACGATGGTTCTTTGCCAACCTCAAATTCGTGAGATCCTATTTACATTCTCTGAATTAAGCGACAGTGACATCGGTTGGATGATTGCAACCGGAAGTTCAGTTCGGCTCTCAAAAGGGGAAGTATTATTCCATTCGGGAAGACCTGTGGATGCCCTCTACATTTTGCTAGATGGGAAAATGGTTGCTTCCGTCTCTGAGGATGAGAATAATCCGCTCACCCGTGCCTTCTCAAATCTGGAACAATCGACAACCATTGAACGGGAGTTTGCCCAACTTTCGCGGGGCGACATTGTGGGTGAAACGCCATTTGTTGATGCAAATCCACCTGCAATGACGGTGAAAGCGGTCGAAGATGCGATCGTGCTGTCTATTCCTCGGCGAAAACTGGCAGCAAAACTGTTGAGTGACATGGGTTTTGCCGCTCGCTTCTACCGGGTGTTGGCAATCTTACTAGCAGATAAACAGCAGGGAATTATTAACCGCCTGGGGTACGGCAGGATTACCTACAGTTCCGGTCAATCTTTAGATGAGCGCCTGACCTATGAAGATGAACTGAGTTCCAGCTTTCTGGCGCAGGTAACGCTGGCTGGCACGAGATTTGACTGGATGCTGAAGCAGATTCGAGGGAACTGA